GCTCGACCATGCGTAATATCAGACAGAACCTGTTCTTCGCCTTTATCTATAACGCCATTGGCGTACCGATTGCTGCTGGCGTGCTTTATCCGGCGTTCGGTCTGCTGCTAAGTCCGATGATCGCAGCGGCAGCGATGAGCTTATCGTCAGTCTCGGTGATTGCCAATGCGCTCAGGTTACGTACTTTGGATTTATCGAAAACGTAATGCAAATAGCGAGTGATTATGAATCAAATAAGCGAATGGGTATTAGGTATCATGGCAAAGTTTGGCTACTTTGGCATTATATTTGCCATGTTTGCCGAAAATGTGTTTCCGCCTATTCCGTCTGAAGTGATTATGCCAGCGGCCGGTTTTGCCGCTTCAAAAGGTGATTTGAGCCTAATACTGGTCATATTATCCGGTACGCTTGGCGCGGTATTAGGGGCTCTGCCTTTGTATTATTTAGGTAGTATCTTTGATGAGCAGCGTCTAGTAGCCTTTACGGAAAAGTACGGCAAATACGTATTTGTAAAACCGAATGATGTCACCTCAGCTAATGAGTGGTTCGATAAGCATGGCAAAAAGGCCGTGTTTTTTGGACGTATGGTACCGGGAGTGCGCTCCTTGATATCTATCCCTGCAGGCATGAATAAAATGTCGCTACTGCCTTTTTTGGTATTCACTGCATTGGGCTCCAGTATTTGGACGGCTATATTAACCTTAGCAGGATTTTATTTAGGCGAGAATTATAATGCTATTGAAAGCGTGTTAGCCCCTTATTCTAAGGGCATTGGCATAGCAATCATCGTTATTATTCTTGGTCTGATTATCAAGCGCCGTTTATCTTATAAAAAAGACCAAGCCCACGATAAAAACAAATAAACCTCGCTAATCTAATCCTTAGTTTGCGCTAAGTTTCTCCTATGTTTAGCTTTATATAATAGCTTTATGAACTCAGAAGCGGCTAGAGTCAGGTCTAGATAAAAAGGATACAGCGAGACTGGGGACATATTTTGCGCAGCCTCTGTCAGCGTAGACACAGCACGCAAGAAAAATTTGTCTCCAGTCTCTCGTTATAATCTAGTGTATCTATTTAATTTAGTACCAACTATATCAATAGTCAGCTCTGTATTTATAAATCAATTCAAACTTAAGGATATATACTATGAAAAAGTTATCAACATTTAGCAAATCTTTGGTTATGGCGCTTGGTATTGCAGGAATAGGTACGGCTAGTATCGTTGCTGGGCAAGCGGCAACCTCAAACGGTCAAATAAGCGAAGCAATGGCGGCGGTACAAAGCAAAATCAGCCTTGAGCAAGCGATTCAGATAGGCCAAAAGACCGTCAAAGGGCAAGTGGTTAGCGCTGGGTTTGACCAAAAAGGTAATACGGCAAATGGCAAATATGAAGTCAAACTGATTGCTAATAATACCGAGTATGAAATAGATATTGACGCCAATACTGGCAAGGTATTAAAGAGAGAACAAGAAAGACTCGATAAAGAAGATATCGCCGAATATAACGCTATGCAACAAGCAAAAGTTAGCCTAAATCAGGCGATGCGCTTAGCTGCTAGAGCAGTAAATGGTAAAGTTATCGAAGCCGAGTTCGATGGTGATGATGCGCAAGCGGTCTATGAGGTGGACGTTGCCAAAGGGAGTCAAATCCATAAAGTCGTTATCGACAGTATGACGGGTAAAGTCATAAGCACTCGTATAGATAATGATGACTAATCTAATAAGTGCGATTAACTATCTTACAGCGTAGTAAATCTGGTATTTAATAACAGCGCTAAGCCGTACTAGAATAGGCTCTAGATTACGGCTTAGCGCTTTTTACTGGCTGCTGTTAATATGGTCATGTTATCTATGACGTACTGCCATACCAGAAAAAGGAAGCCTTATGCGCGTATTACTGGTTGAAGATGATTTGATGATAGGTGAGAGTCTAAGCGAAGCGCTACAAGACGAAGCCTATACGGTCGATTGGGTAAAAGATGGCCGCCAAGCTATCCTGACCCTAAAGGTGCAGCCTTATGACATTATATTATTAGATTTAGGTTTGCCAGAAGTGGACGGCATGGGCGTGCTTACCACGATTCGCGATGCCAAGATTGATACGCCAGTATTAATTATAACTGCTCGTGATGATACCAAGGATCGTATCAAAGGGTTGGATCTAGGAGCGGATGATTATGTGGTCAAACCTTTTGAATTAGGGGAGGTATTCGCCAGAATGCGCGTGCTTATTCGGCGTGCTCAAGGCAAGGCGGATAATCAATTAAGCGTAGGTAACCTAAGCTTAGATACCGCCAATAAGCGGGTTATGATGGATGGAGCGCCAGTTGACTTGACCGCCAAAGAATATATGCTACTGAGCACCTTTATGCAGTCACCTGAAAAGGTTATGTCCAAGTCTGAACTAGAGGATTCGCTATATGGCTGGGGTGATGAGGTGGAGAGTAATGCTATTGAGTTTTTGATTCATAGCCTAAGAAAAAAGCTGGGCGCCGAGCGGATTAAAAATGTCAGAGGTTTGGGCTGGTATATCAGTAGCAGTCTTTAATAAGGTATAACTTATGATATCACCGCGCCAACTCTTTAAATCTATGCAGTTTCAGCTGATATTTTGGTCAGTTTTAGCCCTATTGTTTTTGGCGATCATTGCTGGCGGCTATGGCTTTTGGTATAGCTATGAGGAGCTCAATGAGTTTCAAGATGATAGCCTTGAGAGCATGGCGGCATTGATTGAGCAAACCATCAATATCGGTGGAACCGGTGATAATATATTGCTGGAGTCTAATATTCATTTTGATACCGATGATGAGGAGGGCAGTATTACCGTCGATGTGCTCAACACCGCTATTGCAACACCGGTTGTTTATTACTCCTCTCACGACAGTGATGACCATGATAATGATGGTGATGACAATAATAACAGTGACAATAATAACATTGACAAAACCCACAAAGATGAAGACTTTGATACCATCACCGTTGCTGATCTCGCCAGCATTCCAGTAGGGATTAGTACCAAAGTTATCGATAAGGACACTTGGCGTATCTATCGCAGTGATAGCGCTGATAATGTTGTTATCGTGCGTCAGCGTACCGAGTTTCAGGACGAGCTGGCTAGATCGAGTGCGCTGCAATCCTTTTTACCGTTAATTATCGGTATAGCGCTTTTGACCTTATTGCTCCCTTTCATTATGTGGCGAATGCTAAGACCGGTGCGCCAACTCCAAACCAAGATCAGTCAGCGCCGTGACAATGATTTAAGTCCACTACCTATTGATAACCTGCCGACCGAACTCCTCCCTTTTGCGCAGTCGTTAAATCGGCTGTTAATAGTGGTTAAAAGCAGCATTGAGCGCCAGCAACGTTTCATTGCCGATGCCGCTCATGAACTGCGCTCACCGCTGACCGCCATCTCCTTACAATTGCAAAGGTTGCAGCGGGTCACTGATGATGAGGTTATGGTTAAAGGGCTGGATAAGCTTGCCCTTCGCCTAAAACGCAATCAGCAGCTGGTTGAACAGTTATTAACCCTAGCGCGAGCAGGCAATATTAATAGCAGCTCTCAAGATGAGCTTACGCCTGTCTCTGTAAAAGCCACTATTGAACAAGTGATTGGCTTACTGATCCCTATTATTGATAATAAAAATATAGCGTTGTCGGTAGATTTGGCAGCTGATGAACCAGTCAATATTGACGAGACTTCGCTATTAATAGTAATCAAAAACATCATTCAAAATGCCATTATTTACACACCTAATAATGGGCAAGTAACCATTAATCTATTCAAATTTCATTCAGATAGCATCAATAATGATTCTAATAAGGCAAACTTAGGCCAACACGTGATTCAGTCTAACGCTAATGCCAACGCTATTGCAATTGACCACTTCGATAAACCAAATAAGCTTGATAAAGGGGATAACGGGCTGAACAATAGGCTAGCCTTACAAGTTATGGACACCGGTAAAGGGGTAAACCCTGCAGACTATGAAGCCATATTTGACCCGTTTGTGCGCTTGAGCACGTCTAAAGAGCCATCAGGAAATGCTATAGATGCTAATTCAGCAGCGGTTACCCTGCAAAATGCTGAGTTAAGGCGCTCAGATAGTGCAAGTAACCCAATGCAGGAAGTTGAGGGTATTGATGGCATCGAGGGTACCGGATTAGGTCTGTCGATCGTCAAATCAATCTGTGAGCAGAGCGGGATTGAGGTGTTTTTAAGTCAGTCGACGCTTAACAGCAATGCTGGACAAAGGGGTAGTGGAGAATATAGTGGACTGTGCGTGACTTTGGTATTTCCGCCTACTGCATTAGATAATTAAGCTTTTGGCGTTAAGTGTTTTGCATTATTTTTATTGAGTAATCTTCCAAACTTAAAGGCTTTTTTATGCCGAATTAAAGCCCTGAATAATAAGTCACTCTATCTTCACGTAAGAATCCTGCCAACCCTAAGCCATAACGCTGAGCAACTCGCACCGCTGTACTGGTAGGCGCAGACATTCCAGCCAGCCAAGGCAAGCCCATACGAATGGCTTTTTGTATCAGCTCAATCGACATTCGTGAAGTCATGACTACGCATTCAACCTCGGTTTTGTTACGCAGTTGCCAACCGATAAGTTTATCGAGTGCATTGTGGCGGCCTACATCTTCAAATAGGTATAGCTGCTCACCTTGCATGGCGGCGGCGGCATGGACAGCGCCCGTTAGCTGATGAGTATGCTGGGTAGTGGCAATCTGGTTACGGATTTTGAGCAAATACTCCAGACTAGGCTGAACCGTTTTCGCTTGTGCTAGGCTCTGCTGATAACGACCAAGATTGGGCAGTGCTTGAGTGAGACCGGTAATACCGCACATACCGCAGCCGGTGCGTCCTGCCAATTGCCGCCTTTGCGCTTGGATACGCTGATGACAGCGCTGGCTCAAGGTGAGCTCAATGATATAAGTGTCATAATCCAATAGATGTTCTGGAAGTGCTTCAAGTAATGAGGATTCATCATCCGTACTATCTTGGGCAAATTTTTGCAAGCTCGATATATCAGTCACAGGGATAATTTCCCAATCGAGCAGCTCGTAGCTGTGCTCAATTAAGCCTTCACTATATAAAAAACCAATCGCTAAATATTCAAGCTGGCTGGGACTTGCCATAAGTACCGCATAATGAATACCGTTGATGACGATGGCGACCGCCGCTTCCACCGCCAAGCTGGCAGGTTTGCTTTCGATATAAGTTTGTGGAACAAGGTTTGGCTGGCTCTCAGCTGGCAGAACAGGCGCACCTGTATAGTAATTATCTAAGGCATAATAGTGTTTTTGGGTGAGGTGAGTGCGCGCCAGTGGTGCTGAAGCTACAGGCGCTAAGGGCTCAGTCATCAGGTGTAGTGTTGGATTGATATCCTTTATAGGGGAATTGGTGCGATTAGATACCAAATCAGCTGACGCCACCGTTTCAGGGCGGTCGTCTGCTAAGATTTGAGGATCAGCTTCGTTAATGGTGGCGGTTATCATAAAGCGTTGTTTTTACCATATATATTTATCATTAAATATTTTAAGTGGCACCTAGCCCTTTGCCTAACTTATAAAAGCTTTTTGGCGATGCTAAGGGCTAGATGTTTTTAAGCCAAAGTGCTTATCAAGCAAAAGCGGGAAAGCCATTGGTATTGTTTTCAGCCTTGTTATTGCTGGTCTCGCTGCTGGTTTGACTAATGGCTGCGCGCGCTAAAACCACGGTGGTGGATTTATAAGCGGGTATATGCGAGTCGGGTGCATGGGTGTCTAAGTCAAATAAATCGTTACATTCAGGATAATAAGCAGCGACCGCATTAGCAGCGATATCCATCTCGGTCAGCACCAGTGGCCCAAGGGTACGGGGTGGATTGGTGCTGCCTTGCTCGGCTTGACGCGAGACCGTAACCTTATCGCCTTTTTGCCAGCCTAAACGGCTGATTTCATCAGGATGCATAAATAATACGTCACGGCGATTGGTTTGACGATAACGGTCGTTATAACCAAAAATCATAGTATTAAATTGGTCATGACTACGCACGCTGGTCAATTGCCAAACCTTCTGTTGATTATTCTGAGTGCTATTACTATTCTTAGAGTTTTTTGTATTATCATTAAAGGTAGCGGTAGTTTCTGCCATCTGAGCAGCGACATAAGTAATCGGGTATTTAGGCACTTCAAACTGTGCTTTACCACTTTCGGTATTCCACTCGCGATGGCGGGCAGGGTGGTATAAATGGAAACCACGTTCGGACTCTCGGATACGCTGATTAAAGTTCTCAAATCCATCAATAGCCTGTGCAATATAATCACGAATCACATCAAAATCCGCACTCATTGCTTGCCAAGGGATTGATGAGTCATCACCGAGTACATGGGTAGCCATATCGGCTACGATTTGGGCTTCAGACTTTAGGGTAGCACTAATAGGCTTGAGGGTACCTCGGGTCGGTACAATCTGGCACATAGAGTCTTCAATAGTGGCAAATTGCTCACCTTTAGCGGTTACTAGACGCTCGGTACGGCCTATACAAGGTAAAATTAGATTATTGGCGCCCGGATATAGCATGGTTTCGTTGAGCTTAGTACCTACAAAAACATTAAGCTCATTAGTAGTTAGAGCTTGTTGAATGGCACTTTTGTCAGGTGCCGCAACCGCATAGTTACCACCCATACCGATAAAGGCTTTTATCTTGCCTTGAATCATAGCTTTGGCGCCTGCGACGACATCATAACCATCTTCACGTGGCATGGGTCGCTCAAACACCCGCTCTAAACTATCAAGCAAATCTTTACCGGGACGCTCATGAATACCCATGGTTCGGTCGCCCTGCACGTTGGAGTGTCCACGTACTGGAGACGCCCCCGCACCATCAATACCAATCATACCCATAAGTAATAGCAGATTGGTAATCATCGCCACGTTATCGTCGCCTTGTACGTGCTGAGTGATGCCCATGCCCCAAGTACAAATGGTTGCAGGGCTGTCGGCAACCAGTTTTGCAAGGGCAATAATCTCTGCTTGAGCAATACCGCAGCCAAGCTCAATATCTGCCCAGGTTTGCTGGTGCAGCCATTGCTTTAACGGCTCAAATCCTGAGGTATGCTCGGCAATAAAGTCATCATTGATCTTATGGTGTTCAATTAACCATTTGGCGAGACCCGTCAATAGCGCTGTATCGCCACCAATCTGAATTTGAACGACTTCATCGACCATATCGTCGCTTTGACCTGCGGCCATATGAGTAGGTTTTTGTGGATTTCTAAAAGCGCTCAAACCTTGTTCACGCATTGGGTTGATAGAAGTGATTTTGCAGCCTTCGCTATGGGCATGGGCTAGCATCTCGAGCATACGAGGATGATTGGTTGCAGGATTCTGCCCAAACATGAGTATCAGTTTGGCCTGTTCAAAATCCTCTAACATCACCGTGGCTTTACCAACGCCTAACTGCTTACCCAGCATGACAGAGGTCGGCTCGTGACACATATTGGAGCAATCCGGCAGATTATTGGTACCAAAACAGCGCACAAATAATTGATACATAAAGGCCGGCTCATTAGTAACCCGACCTGAGGTATAAAATAAAGCATCATCAGGGGAGGCAAGCTTATTTAGCTCTTTAGCGATAATCTTATAAGCGTTTTCCCAAGAGATAGGCAGGTAACGATCTTGCGTGGCATCATAACGCATAGGTTCGGATAAACGGCCACTATGCTCAAGCTCGTAACCTGTCCATTTTTGCAGCTGGGTTACGGTATTTTTGGCAAAAAAAGCAGCGTCGGCCTTTACAGACATAGTCTCACTAGCAAGGACTTTGATACCGGTTTCACAAACGTCTATAGTTTTATGACTTTTATGGTCCGGCCAAGCGCAGCCTGGGCAATCAAAGCCTCCTTTGGGCTGATTACTACCGAAAACGCTTAAGCTTCCTCGCAAAAAGGCTTTATAATCCATAAGCTTACGAGTAGAGGCAATCAGCGCCGGCCAACCAGCAGCTGGATGAGTATAAACGGGGATTTTACGCATGATAAGCCTCATAACTAATAAGAAATAAATGACAATAGATAATGATACTAAATGCTATCTACAGATAGCCAGCATAAACGCAATAATACCAATATCTTTACAAATATCCTTATCTTATACCAACAAAACCCTCAAGAGGTTTAAATTTCTTGAGGGTTTCTTGGATAGTTGAGCTTTTAATAATGGAGTTAAGCCTTTAATAAAAGCTCATGCTCTTTAACTCGCATAATTAAGATTAATAACGTGCATCTTTGGGTTTTTTGCCACTTGGCCAGTCATTTACTTTACCCGCAAAATCAGGGCGTGGTTTATGAGTAAAGAATTCTGCTACATCAACGGCATCTTGATCACTCAAGACGTTACCATGACCCCATAAACCTTTAGTTTGAATACCCATCGGCATATTGTATTTTACAAAAGCCGCTGCTTTATACGTTCGTGCC
This sequence is a window from Psychrobacter jeotgali. Protein-coding genes within it:
- a CDS encoding DedA family protein; this encodes MNQISEWVLGIMAKFGYFGIIFAMFAENVFPPIPSEVIMPAAGFAASKGDLSLILVILSGTLGAVLGALPLYYLGSIFDEQRLVAFTEKYGKYVFVKPNDVTSANEWFDKHGKKAVFFGRMVPGVRSLISIPAGMNKMSLLPFLVFTALGSSIWTAILTLAGFYLGENYNAIESVLAPYSKGIGIAIIVIILGLIIKRRLSYKKDQAHDKNK
- a CDS encoding PepSY domain-containing protein, with amino-acid sequence MKKLSTFSKSLVMALGIAGIGTASIVAGQAATSNGQISEAMAAVQSKISLEQAIQIGQKTVKGQVVSAGFDQKGNTANGKYEVKLIANNTEYEIDIDANTGKVLKREQERLDKEDIAEYNAMQQAKVSLNQAMRLAARAVNGKVIEAEFDGDDAQAVYEVDVAKGSQIHKVVIDSMTGKVISTRIDNDD
- a CDS encoding response regulator, coding for MRVLLVEDDLMIGESLSEALQDEAYTVDWVKDGRQAILTLKVQPYDIILLDLGLPEVDGMGVLTTIRDAKIDTPVLIITARDDTKDRIKGLDLGADDYVVKPFELGEVFARMRVLIRRAQGKADNQLSVGNLSLDTANKRVMMDGAPVDLTAKEYMLLSTFMQSPEKVMSKSELEDSLYGWGDEVESNAIEFLIHSLRKKLGAERIKNVRGLGWYISSSL
- a CDS encoding ATP-binding protein; this encodes MISPRQLFKSMQFQLIFWSVLALLFLAIIAGGYGFWYSYEELNEFQDDSLESMAALIEQTINIGGTGDNILLESNIHFDTDDEEGSITVDVLNTAIATPVVYYSSHDSDDHDNDGDDNNNSDNNNIDKTHKDEDFDTITVADLASIPVGISTKVIDKDTWRIYRSDSADNVVIVRQRTEFQDELARSSALQSFLPLIIGIALLTLLLPFIMWRMLRPVRQLQTKISQRRDNDLSPLPIDNLPTELLPFAQSLNRLLIVVKSSIERQQRFIADAAHELRSPLTAISLQLQRLQRVTDDEVMVKGLDKLALRLKRNQQLVEQLLTLARAGNINSSSQDELTPVSVKATIEQVIGLLIPIIDNKNIALSVDLAADEPVNIDETSLLIVIKNIIQNAIIYTPNNGQVTINLFKFHSDSINNDSNKANLGQHVIQSNANANAIAIDHFDKPNKLDKGDNGLNNRLALQVMDTGKGVNPADYEAIFDPFVRLSTSKEPSGNAIDANSAAVTLQNAELRRSDSASNPMQEVEGIDGIEGTGLGLSIVKSICEQSGIEVFLSQSTLNSNAGQRGSGEYSGLCVTLVFPPTALDN
- a CDS encoding formate dehydrogenase accessory sulfurtransferase FdhD, which gives rise to MTEPLAPVASAPLARTHLTQKHYYALDNYYTGAPVLPAESQPNLVPQTYIESKPASLAVEAAVAIVINGIHYAVLMASPSQLEYLAIGFLYSEGLIEHSYELLDWEIIPVTDISSLQKFAQDSTDDESSLLEALPEHLLDYDTYIIELTLSQRCHQRIQAQRRQLAGRTGCGMCGITGLTQALPNLGRYQQSLAQAKTVQPSLEYLLKIRNQIATTQHTHQLTGAVHAAAAMQGEQLYLFEDVGRHNALDKLIGWQLRNKTEVECVVMTSRMSIELIQKAIRMGLPWLAGMSAPTSTAVRVAQRYGLGLAGFLREDRVTYYSGL
- a CDS encoding FdhF/YdeP family oxidoreductase; translated protein: MRKIPVYTHPAAGWPALIASTRKLMDYKAFLRGSLSVFGSNQPKGGFDCPGCAWPDHKSHKTIDVCETGIKVLASETMSVKADAAFFAKNTVTQLQKWTGYELEHSGRLSEPMRYDATQDRYLPISWENAYKIIAKELNKLASPDDALFYTSGRVTNEPAFMYQLFVRCFGTNNLPDCSNMCHEPTSVMLGKQLGVGKATVMLEDFEQAKLILMFGQNPATNHPRMLEMLAHAHSEGCKITSINPMREQGLSAFRNPQKPTHMAAGQSDDMVDEVVQIQIGGDTALLTGLAKWLIEHHKINDDFIAEHTSGFEPLKQWLHQQTWADIELGCGIAQAEIIALAKLVADSPATICTWGMGITQHVQGDDNVAMITNLLLLMGMIGIDGAGASPVRGHSNVQGDRTMGIHERPGKDLLDSLERVFERPMPREDGYDVVAGAKAMIQGKIKAFIGMGGNYAVAAPDKSAIQQALTTNELNVFVGTKLNETMLYPGANNLILPCIGRTERLVTAKGEQFATIEDSMCQIVPTRGTLKPISATLKSEAQIVADMATHVLGDDSSIPWQAMSADFDVIRDYIAQAIDGFENFNQRIRESERGFHLYHPARHREWNTESGKAQFEVPKYPITYVAAQMAETTATFNDNTKNSKNSNSTQNNQQKVWQLTSVRSHDQFNTMIFGYNDRYRQTNRRDVLFMHPDEISRLGWQKGDKVTVSRQAEQGSTNPPRTLGPLVLTEMDIAANAVAAYYPECNDLFDLDTHAPDSHIPAYKSTTVVLARAAISQTSSETSNNKAENNTNGFPAFA